The region CCTGATAGCTACCTTGCATTTGGTTGACTACCAACTGAGAATCACTGCAGACCATGATCCCTTTGACTCCCATGTCTTTGGCTAGTCCGAGTCCTGCTATCattgcttcatattcggcttcattgttggtagTTTTGAACTCGCATCAAACTGCTTGTTCGATTACGTCACCTTGGGGTGAAGTCAGGACGATTCTGAGTCCACTTCCTCTAGTGTTACTTGAGTCGTTTACTTGCAATTTCCAGATTCCGACTGACTGTCCCTTGGTTAGACAGCAAAGTTTTTTCTCTTCCTACATTTGCATGTTAGGTGTAaaatctgcaatgaagtcagctcaTACCTGAGAGAAGTTTGTGGCTTGTATGTTACTTCATACTCGTTGAGCTCTACCGCCCACTTGGTAAGTCTGCCTGATAGTTCCGGTTTATGAGGATTGTTTTGAGTGGGAAGGTGGTCAGGACCGTTATTGGATGGAACTGGAAGTATGGGCATAGCTTCCTTGCTGCGTGGATGAGTGCTAGCGCAAGCTTCTCCAACTGGCTATATCAAGTTTCTTCATCAAGCAAggctttgcttacatagtagactggAGATTGCTTGCCTTCCTCTTCTCAGACTAGGACCACACTAACTGCCGTCTCAGATACTGCTAGATAGATGAATAGTGTCTCATTGTCTTTTGGCTTTGAGAGGAGAGGCAGGCTGGTCAGGTACTGTTTTAGTTGGGCTAGTGCCTCTTCACATTCAGTTGTCCACTCAAAGGTTTTTTATTTCCTTAATGTGTTAAAGAAGAGGTGACATCGTTCTGACGACTTTGAGATGAATCGGCTGAGTGTTGCGATGCGTCTAGTTAACTTCTGTACATCTTTTATGCACGTTAGGAATCCTTTGGATTGACTCTATCTGTGCTGGGTTAGCCTCAATTCCCCTTTCAGTTACTAGGTACCCAAGGAACTTTCCTGCAATCACATCAAAAGAACATTtagttggattcagtttcatgttatatttcctaaGAATGTCAAAAGATTGTTTTAAATGGCTGATATGATCCTCCACAATGAGGGATTTGacgagcatgtcgtcaatgtaTACTTCCATCTTCTTCCCCAGTAAGTTGacaaacatcttgttgactaaTCTCTAGTAACTCgctcctgcatttttcagtctgAATGGAATGACCTTGTAGCAGAATATGCCCAAGTTGGTCATGAAGGCTATCTTTTCCTGGTCGTCTGGATGCAtcaggatctggttgtatcctgagtatgcatccatgaagcttaggagttcatgactggctgtggcgtctaccaacatgtctatgtgtggtaatgggaatgagtcttttggacacgccttgttgaggtctaTGAAGTCGATGCAGActctccattttccattcttcttcttcacaatgaCTACGTTGGCCAACCAGTCAGAATAATACACCTCCCTCACGAACCCATTATCGATGAGCTTTTGAACTTCTTCGTTAATGGCTTTGTTCCTTTCAGGggaaaattttcttctttttttcttctttggtGGGTAGTTTGGATCAACCTGTAATTTATGGACTATTACTTCGGGATCAATTCCAGTCATGTCTGCATGGGACCTAGCAAAATAATCATAATGGACAGATAGAAAATCAATGAGTTTAGTTCTGATGTCAGGGTCCAATCGTGATTTGATTTGGACTTTGTGATCTGGGAAATCCGGATGTATCTGAACTTCGTCCAACTCCTCCATGTCTAGTTTGTTCATCTGGGAGTCAGTGAGTCTGTCTTCCTGTAATTGCTATAACTGAGCGGGTTTTGCCTTCATGGTAGTCTAGTAACATGCTCTTGAGTCTTTTTGTGGGCCTTTGATTTCTTTTACTCCCTATTCAGTTGGGAACCTTAGAACTTGGTGGTATGTTGAAGGGACTGCCtccatttcatgtatccatggtcAATCTAGTATCACATTgatttcatgtatccatggtcAACCTAGTATCACGTTGTAAGCAGACGGAGAGTCTACTACCAGGAATCTTGTGCATAGATTGACTCCTTCATCATAGACATGTAGCTCGATCTCTCCTAGTATGTTCTTTTGCTCTCCACTAAAACCGATGAGGATCGTAGTCTTCTTTATGATCTTTGATTCATCTATCCCCATTTCCCTAAGAgcacttaaaaataaaatgttagcTGAATTTCCATTATCAATAAGTATATGTTTACTAAGATAATTAGCAATGTAAAGTGCAATAACAAGAGCATCGTGATGCGGGTTGAGGAGTCTGGTTGACTCTGTTGTTGAGAAattgatggtttgagctggtaGGTTGATGGTATTCTTCTGTGTCCCGCTGGACTCTCCTTTGATCCAGTTGGTTTGCCTGGCATGTCTTTTGGCTGCTGAATGGGTGACTCCGCTTACCTCAGAGCCACCAGTTATTACGTTCACTGTCCGTTCATGAGTAGGTGGCTTCGGCGAGGTTACTTTTCTTTGGACGGCTGACCTGTCTGCCTCCTACTGGAATGTTCTTTTGCCTTTGTCTGTGAGCAAGTCAGTCAGGTGACCACGTCTTAATAGGTTGGATACTTCGAGTCTTAAGGCAATGCATTCATCCGTTCGGTGACCGTGGTCATTGTGGAACTCACACCATTTTTCTTTGTCTCGCTGGTCAGATGGAGTCCTCATCCTTTCCGGCCATTTCACTTTGTCTCCGAGTCCTTTCAGTATGCCAATGACTTCGGCTGGTGAGATTGAAAGATTGTATTCTAGTATCTTTGGTCCATCTAGGAGATGTGTCTCGGACGACTTGTTGTACTCCCTCCTTCTGTTCTCTAATCTACTAAAATATGGGTATGGCTCGGATCGTGTGTTACTCTGTCATCTGTCTACCCTTGAGTCTCTTCGAGAGTCTTTCCTTGGAGAAGAGTGATAATAGTTAGCTTCATCCTCCTCCCATTTGATTTGTGCCCAGGCCTTGGTGAGAACGTCTTCCATTGTCTTGCAAGGATACTTGGTAAGTTCTTTATATAGGTTTGAATCGTAGCGGAGTCCTTTGCGGAAGGTTGAGATGGCAGTGTCCTGATTACAATGGGTTATAGACACCTTCTCTTTGTTGAAGCGGCATATGTACTCTCATAAGGGCTTACCCCATCGTTGAACTACAATGTAGAGGTCTTCTGCAAACTTTTCAAGTTTCCTGCTACTAGCAAACTATTCAACAAAAGTGTCAGTCAATTGTGCAAAAGTAGAAATAGAATTATTAGGTAAATTGGTACACCACTGGAGGGCTGGTCCAATCAAACTAgaaccaaaccccttacacatgcaTGCTGCCCTCATGTCGCGTGGGATGGAAACGGTGAACATTCTCTACCTGTATTGAGCGATATGATCATCGGGATCGGACGTTCCATCAAACATCTTCATGTAGGGGAAGCTGAACTGTCTTTATAACATGATGTTCCTCATTGAAAACTCTAAGAAGCACAATCACACTAATAAAAATGTGTTCCGAACTTTTCATGAGAATATAagactttttctttattttatttttttgcactTTTTGGgtacaataatatagaaattaaaatcCTTTTTAAGGAAACTCCATCAAATGACCCAATTATATATGCTAATATTAAATCTAAACCCACTTtaatgtttttcatgtttttaaccTTATACCTATGTGAAATGACTAACTTACCCTTATTAACATTTAggcttcttcttccattttttcccttCCCATTTCGTTTTCAGCCACCTTCTCTCTCACAAAGAACAAACAATATTCCTTCTCCATCTCTCTCAAATCATCATCAAAGAGAGATcatcacaattttttttcttctcacccaagttgaagaagattgaagattaAAGAAAAATCATCTCAAACTTGAAGAAGTTTAAACATTTGATTTGATAATGagtaagtttttttatttataggtTATGGGTGTCTTGTGTAATAGTTAAATAGAATTTTTGAACTACTCTACACTAAAAAATctgtgaaaataaataattttatgttgagatgacgaattttttattgattttcgcGATTTAGGTCACAGCGTTCACACATTGTTCAAACGAGTTCACACTTGGTTCACGCATACTTCACACATGATTCAAACATGATTCACAATTGGTTCACACATCATTCACACTAGGTTTACACATTGTTCACATATGGTTCACACACGATTCACACTTGATTCACACACAATTCAATGATTTCCACAATTTAGGTCACTgcgttcacacattattcacacttgATTCGCACAtacttcacacatgattcacataTGGTTTACATATTGTTCACACATGCATGCTTCACACACAGTTCACACACGTTTCACACTTGCTTGACACATGCTTGCTTCACACgtttatttcttatttcttttggCTAGTTTTACCTAATAACCTTTGGGTTCCGAACCTTTTGTCATATGTTATACAGGTCAAACACATATAAATATTGTGGTGTTATATAATGGATCGTGGGAACAAGTTTTGCAAGAAGGTTGGTCATTTAGTGCGAAACAAAGCAAGGGTATGAATGTGCCAAAGACTATCACTTACAATAGTCTTGTCGAGCGTCGAACTGCAGCATCAGCGGCTACAAGTCCTCTTGCCACAAAAGTGGAAGCTGATTTGCAAAAGTTAGCAGACAAGTTCACTGCCTCATTCCCTTTTCTGTCTAGTCAGTATGAAATAACAGTATTGTACGGTGATCTTGATGAAGATGTCGACCTGAGGAGGAAAAAATGTAGTTGTAGAATATTTGATTTGACAGGTCTTCCTTGTGAACACGCTCTAGCTGGTGCTCGAGATCGTGGCATTAGTCCATATACTTTATGCTCCAGATTCTACACAATTGAAGCGTGGCTGTCATCTTATGGTGGATTTGTATATACGCTGGGTAATGAAGAATCTTGGGTGATACTAAATGACATAGGAAGTATGATGATAGCTCCTCCTTTAGTGAAGCAAAAGGCTTGTCGTCCAAAGAAGAAACGACGTTTATCAAAGGGTGAGAAGAATAGCAAACAACATAGATGTAGTAGATGTGGTGTCTTGGGCCACAATCGAGTGACGTGCACCACTGTTTGTCCCCTGCCATCTAGACATGCTTAATTTGTACTTTGATTTTTTTACTTTGTACTCTTCAATTGCgaaatttgaatttttagatTGGTTCAGTAATACAACTTTTTGTGTTAAAGTTTGTTGTTTCGGACACACCTAATTTATACATGCAcgtaaatcacacataattcacacatagTTTACACCTGATTCACACATATTTTACACGTGGTTCACACATATTTGACACCTGGTTCACATTTAATTCACACCTAATTCACACATAGTTTACACCTGATTCACACATATTTTACACGTGGTTCACACATATTTGACACCTGGTTCACATTTAATTCACACCTAATTCACACATAACTTAATAAGATAAAAGTGGCAAAGATTTATTCCACTATTAAGATGAAATAAACGAAGTCATTCAATACCATTTAATGAGATGAAGCTGACATAGTTTCTTCATACATTCAAAAATAAgatacatatatttaaataaaagacaACTATGGTTGTAAGTTATGGTAAAACAAATCTAAACAAGTCTTTTTTCTAAAGATATCCATGTTGTTGTCATTTACTTTGGATAACGGTTTTTTGGCTAGCAAGTACTCCAGATGTTTGATGACATATACCCCACAATCGCCACTACAAaggaaataaatttttttaattattagagACCATAGTGATTATTTACAATATAAATATGGTTAACAGAGTTATACCTAGTTTTGTTCTGTGGCACTTTTTCTGTGCTAAGTCTTGTGAACTCAAAACGCACTTTCTCTGCTTGTAGTTTGACATCTTTCCTATGGCTTAATAGCCCACTGGATTGAATTAGATATGGTAGCATTTTTCCCCATCTGCTCATTTTATTCTCAAACTCCTTGTTGGAGACCACAGTGATATCAGAGTCACAAGCTTTTATAAGATAGTTTGTCAATGATATCTCTAACAACACCCAATGTGTCCCAAAAAAATTAATCGGGGTAAACACATCGTCAATGTCTTTCCAACTCCTTTTAAAATTGTTATCATCACCTACCAAGTAATCAAGCACTTATTTTGGCCAAGtaatcaaatcaaatcaaatcacCGTCCAATACTGTTATTTCATACTGACTAGACGAAAAAGGGAACAAGGTAGTGAACTTGTCTGCTAACTTTCGCAAATCAGCTTCCACTTCTATGGCAAGAGGACCTGTAGCCGCTGATGCTGCAGTTCGACGCTCGACAAGACTATTGTAAGTGATAGTCTTTGGCACCTTCATACCCTTGCTTTGTTTCGCACTAAATGACCAACCTTCGTTCAAAACTTGTTCCCACGATCCATTATATAACACCACAATATTTATATGTGTTTGACCTGTATAACATATGGCAAAAGGTTCGGAACCCAAAGGTTATTAGGTAAAACTAGccaaaagaaataagaaataaacGTGTGAAGCAAGCATGTGTTAAGCAtgtgtgaatcatgtgtgaaccaagtgtgaagcATGCATGTGTGAACAATGTATAAACCAtatgtgaatcatgtgtgaaccaagtgtgaatcatgtgtgaagtaTGTGCGAACCAAGTGTGAATAATATGTGAACTCGTTTGAACAATGTGTGAACGCAGTGACCTAAATCGTGGAAATCATTGAACtgtgtgtgaaccaagtgtgaatcgtGTGTGAACCATATGTGAACAATGTGTAAAccatatgtgaattatgtgtgaaccaAATGTGAATATTGTGTGAAGTACgcgtgaaccaagtgtgaatcaagtatgaatcatgtgtgaaccaagtgtgaataatgtgtgaactcgtttgaacaatgtgtgaacgcagtgacctaaatcgcaaaaatcaatcaaaaattcgtcatctcaacataaaattatttattttcacagATTTTTTAGTGTAGAGTAGTTCGAAAATTCTATTTAAACTATTACACAAGACACCCATAacctataaataaataaaaacttactCATTATCAAATCAAATGTTCAAACTTCTTCAAGATTGGGAGATGATTTTTCTTtaatcttcaatcttcttcaacttagatgagaagaaaaaaaaattgtgatagaTTACATCACTTTCCAAAGCTTTGTGAGAAGAAAAATTGTGATGATCTCTCTTTGATGATGATTTGAGAGAGATGGAAAAGGAATATTGTTTGTTCTCTTtgtgagagagaaggaagagataGAAGGTGGCTGAAAACAAAATGGGAAgggaaaaatagaagaagaagccTAAATGTTAATAAGGGTAAGTTAGTCATTTCACATAGGTATAAggttaaaaacatgaaaaacattaAAGTGGGTTTAGATTTAATATTAGCCTATATAATTGGGTCATTTCATGGAGTTTCCCCttgtaaacatattttatttaaattttcaaatttccgTATAGATATAAAAATCTTGTGTAAAAGGtcatattaaaaaacaaaatgaatctttactattatatacatataacataaaataattataaaaattacctacaaaattttatttataaaaatacctTGTCGCGTCATCAAAAAAATACtagatttaaaaaataacatatttgaattGGAAACATTCCCAAAATTATGAATTTCTCATTTTTCTGGAttttcaaaagtaacattttggttacttataatgACGATAAATTACCAATTGATtactttttcataaaaatatttatttttaaagcaTATTACTTCATATATATTTTAGTTACCTCCAAAATTTAtttgttgaattttttttcttaaaatattgAATAGTCTTTTTTAGATTATATTAtagtgtcttattatttaagatatttttatgtTACCTTCAAACTTATTTTAGGAACTAATGAGTTACATAAAGTATAATAAATTACTATATAGCttattgttgaccacgattttggccaacgacgagtagacgtcaaaactataatgaaccttcaagagaaaaatacaacacaaatacttttatagtggttcatccccaatttattggtaatagcctagtccacttggagttgtgatatatatcctacacttaagatcagatgaacttgagccaactgagtttcttaagtgtaagtagaaaaatacatagtttctctctctaaactctcttagaaaatgccccaagaataccccaagtaacagtcccaaagtctccaaactagagaatttttctcagtctaaaaagatcagatccctctttaaatgatgccatgagccacttatttataggctcatggatcgtacattaaatatctccctttgaccgggtTCTTAGTTCTTCCAacaaactttaataaaatataaatgaacttaaattataataatatagctattattccgggatatctgagagattcccgcggcaattgagaatgattcgggttgaagctgttactgaggacataggcaatcacctcttgtaacgccctacttccttagagccgttactaagtgagttttaagacaaaacagtgcaatgaactcactaaccgaggttttgaaacaaaagtgtgactaataaaaagttaaggttgtaatctttgaaaatgcgttgactcaataaaacttctattattaaacaattgggatcccaaaatagggtttgaaaaTTATTTACATCTTgcaataagtttacagttgatcagtactaAAAATCAtggattattacagccattttcgaataaacccccaaccaaagcagtcgggcaggccaaacatgtacgcgtcgcttcacgctctccgtactcatggttggttgactcagtctttgccctacctgcaacacggagcacccgtgagccgaagcccagcaagaaaactcatgcagaacttAACATATGCAAttatatatagttaatcatatcagatagcccacagataaacaagtcaaccattagactaagcaaactcggccatgccgccccagagccttaccaaagcctggggtttcgattctcaccgtgaggataactcatgtatcccttgggtcccaccctgaatataaggataactcatgtatcccttgggtcccaccctgaatataagcatcccatgtgatgtgtgttactttcggccccacggccgtacccggcctacgccgcactcggcccttgccgttcatttcatcatattcacacatatagtacattcgaaataatcatacacacacatcatgattcatttaaggttaaacatttgcacataatacaatctggggccatgccctgcaatcacacagtggggccatgccctaatcttgggtgttacggttttcttaccttaattccaaatgctttaaatagaaaaatgacggcccccgagcacgatccacttcccgagctctagcttaacacctagtcacaaccaagataatggataccaataagataaatctcaaatgagtttctaaaccaagttctagtccccggaacattgaacttcaccaaaaatataaaaagattcaatcccgagcacctgtggttaaattcccaagcctaaattctcaaaatcccaaaattccttaagcgccgcggcatggcccccaaacagggccacaaaaatgcccagaaacaggtaagggccgcggccctacaaggaccatgccgcggcccgccctccatcctcagcgcatcttagccttcaagggccgcggccctccaagaaccatgccgcggccctacccttcgaacccagaaaaacccaccattttcaagcttaaaacctcaccttaagccatcccaaagctcccaattcaaaaccaattaataatcacaacattaggatggtttaaacaacacaattccaccaaaaatccaacctaatactcaccaaaatcccaattccaaatttttgaaatttcaaacctaaaactcaaaaccaaccatggaattctcaatttcaaccatcaaactttaatttaaaccttacctcagttgtataatcatttcccaaaggatcccatgacctatcttcaaagtttcaagcctcaaactccaccttgaatatcaaaatccataaacattcacaacccaacaaaatctcagaatttaacttgagaaaaagaattaattgcttacctttaccctgatttgttcttgattaactcttgagctaaacctccaaatcccaccatcaattttcagaaattcaagcttgatttctcctaagatttctttggatttcatgaaagaaagaggaaagaaagaagaagaggagagggtggaggctgggtcggtttctctaagtctccaaatggtttatttgttttgtttttataacttaagctggttacctcaaggttcggggtaccaaaatgtccccgaggcaaaaatggtaaaatcccccagtattcccgcctaggcatcctaaccttaaatatatctccaattatttattttcataacccaatatcaaaaatactccttgacttgtccaaagtcaattataatgccccgttgtgacttttccccgctatccagctctaggatcgcctcgtgccgaaagttaccaatcacgaatatacccacataccactgtggtctcaacaaccatcacatattaatacagttatgcccaacatggccaaaattacaattatgcccttctaacacaatccgggcctacatgcatactaatatacatagtcatgcatctcaaataatcaaatagtcacataacacgctttaaattataaccatgcatttaactcataaaatcacacataaatcccaacatgccatcctggcacactaatcaaggcccttaagccttattagtgaatttgggtcgttacacctctcgtaggcaaagcactcctctagcacacctctggtctagcaaaatactctactggtcgggcaaaacaaatgactggtcggccatgcactccatcggtcagccaaatacttcactggtcggccaaacacttaactggtcggacaaacacctcactggtcggacaagcacctgactgctCGGaaaaacacatgactggtcggacaagcacatgactggtcagacaagcacctgactggtcggtcatgacacttgactggttagtcaaaaatcttcaccggtctaccggatcactcctaagccagattactcagtcattccttgccatttgtcacttctattgccacgtcatcattttcaaattttggggataacatttgccccccaagtttattatatgatttactcgtatgataaacttttcctcTAGCAAAATTTTTTCgtggtcatccaaaagcttccatccggtcgataaccttcacttttgtagtaaacccacgacTTAACTTTCCTGTCCATAAAAACGGTAGTTATCAGTTTCCTATTTCCATTGCTTTTTCGGGCTCACGGGTATAGGATAATCATTGATGTTATCTTGAAGTTtgttgaacccttgaaattcaactttttgatcttgtttgcatAGTTCAAAAACA is a window of Humulus lupulus chromosome 4, drHumLupu1.1, whole genome shotgun sequence DNA encoding:
- the LOC133832768 gene encoding uncharacterized protein LOC133832768 yields the protein MNVPKTITYNSLVERRTAASAATSPLATKVEADLQKLADKFTASFPFLSSQYEITVLYGDLDEDVDLRRKKCSCRIFDLTGLPCEHALAGARDRGISPYTLCSRFYTIEAWLSSYGGFVYTLGNEESWVILNDIGSMMIAPPLVKQKACRPKKKRRLSKGEKNSKQHRCSRCGVLGHNRVTCTTVCPLPSRHA